The following are from one region of the Carnobacterium gallinarum DSM 4847 genome:
- a CDS encoding alpha/beta fold hydrolase, translated as MKISVRHRFIKKIPVLEVVGEELKGDVLPLIVYYHGWQSSKELVLTQARKLAQKGIRVILPDAMHHGERKTGSISMIPSITFWSSIHYNLAEFSLLVTYFQKANLIEGNRIGVGGVSMGGITTCALLTQHPEIQAAACMMGTPAPLNYIQRVIASAKAREIDVPKDLVQLLSWVEHYDLSAEPQKINQRPLLFWHGTEDEKIPYEDAHDFYKKVENEVYAKNIRFLTEEGEGHLVRGEVMDQVVDFFAIEL; from the coding sequence ATGAAAATTAGTGTTCGTCATCGATTTATTAAAAAAATTCCTGTTTTAGAAGTAGTAGGAGAAGAGTTAAAAGGAGATGTTTTGCCTTTAATTGTGTATTATCATGGGTGGCAATCGTCTAAAGAATTAGTACTGACCCAAGCTAGAAAGTTAGCACAAAAAGGGATACGCGTGATTTTGCCAGATGCCATGCATCATGGAGAACGGAAAACAGGTTCAATTTCTATGATTCCTTCGATTACATTTTGGTCAAGTATTCATTATAATTTAGCAGAATTTTCACTATTGGTTACTTATTTTCAAAAAGCTAATTTGATTGAAGGTAATCGAATTGGTGTTGGTGGCGTTTCAATGGGAGGAATTACAACATGTGCATTATTAACGCAGCATCCAGAGATTCAAGCAGCCGCCTGTATGATGGGAACTCCAGCACCCTTAAATTATATTCAACGAGTGATCGCATCGGCTAAAGCAAGAGAAATCGATGTTCCTAAAGATTTAGTTCAATTATTGAGCTGGGTGGAGCATTATGATTTATCCGCAGAACCACAAAAAATCAATCAACGTCCGCTCCTTTTCTGGCATGGTACAGAAGATGAGAAGATTCCGTATGAAGATGCCCATGATTTTTATAAAAAGGTTGAAAATGAAGTATATGCTAAGAATATCCGCTTCTTAACAGAAGAAGGCGAAGGTCACTTAGTCCGTGGTGAAGTTATGGATCAAGTGGTTGATTTCTTTGCAATAGAGTTGTAG
- a CDS encoding D-ribose ABC transporter substrate-binding protein: MLLLAGCGAATLEGENTGSDKVEQKATKDLVIGVSLSTLNNPFFVSVEDGIQKLADKEGTKVKIVDAQDDTAKQSNDVDDLIQQGVDVLLINPVDSSAITPAVESANAANIPVIAIDRDSEGGKLLSLVASNNVAGGEMAAKYIEELVGSSAKVAELQGIPGASATRERGKGFDDYAKDKLDIVVQQSASFDRAKGLTVMENMLQSTPDIQAVFAQNDEMALGAVEAIGAANKTDKIVIVGFDGTEDGLKAIKAGKMNATVAQKPEKMGEIALQTAFDHFAGKKVEKKIDSPLELVKE, translated from the coding sequence ATGTTATTGTTAGCAGGTTGTGGAGCGGCAACATTAGAAGGGGAAAATACTGGGAGCGACAAAGTAGAGCAGAAGGCGACTAAAGATTTAGTTATTGGTGTTTCATTATCAACATTAAATAATCCATTTTTTGTTTCTGTTGAAGATGGGATTCAAAAATTAGCAGATAAAGAAGGAACCAAAGTCAAGATTGTTGATGCACAAGATGATACGGCTAAACAAAGCAATGATGTGGATGATTTGATCCAACAAGGTGTGGATGTACTTTTAATTAATCCTGTAGATTCCTCAGCAATTACGCCGGCTGTTGAATCAGCCAATGCAGCGAATATTCCAGTAATCGCTATTGACCGTGATAGTGAAGGTGGGAAATTATTGAGTTTAGTAGCTTCAAATAACGTTGCCGGCGGTGAAATGGCAGCTAAATATATTGAAGAATTAGTTGGCAGTTCAGCAAAAGTAGCAGAATTACAAGGAATACCAGGTGCTTCCGCAACTCGTGAACGTGGCAAAGGATTTGATGATTATGCAAAAGATAAACTGGATATTGTAGTTCAACAATCCGCTAGCTTTGATCGTGCCAAAGGTCTGACCGTAATGGAAAATATGCTACAATCAACCCCCGATATTCAAGCAGTTTTCGCACAAAATGATGAAATGGCGTTAGGCGCTGTTGAAGCCATCGGCGCAGCTAATAAAACGGATAAGATTGTGATTGTTGGATTTGATGGAACCGAAGATGGGCTAAAAGCCATTAAAGCTGGGAAAATGAATGCAACAGTCGCGCAAAAACCAGAAAAAATGGGTGAGATTGCCTTACAAACCGCATTTGATCACTTTGCAGGAAAGAAAGTTGAAAAGAAAATTGATTCACCATTGGAGTTAGTTAAAGAATAG
- a CDS encoding LacI family DNA-binding transcriptional regulator, translating into MTTIKDVARLAGVSVATVSRAMNNSGYVGAESRRKIEVAIAELNFYPNEVARSLYQKKSKFVGLLLPDISNPFFPLLAKGVEDKMNQMGYQLILGNVQENMEKEKEYLKTFAQNNVAGVLSAINGGINKLGGIPFVMLDRVADEEEYGVHSNDFQGGQLAATAIAERNPHEIVVLVGPRNVPGSLERLRGIEEVLHARKRTYQLLETSSFQFDATKETTSELFARFPKVDSVIASNDVHALAILQEALRRGIKIPEELQIIGYDDIPFSKMLFPSLATISQPAYEIGYQGAELLCDRIEDNYIKEKMIQLPVKLEVRESLRKKEIE; encoded by the coding sequence ATGACGACAATTAAAGATGTAGCAAGATTAGCAGGTGTATCTGTAGCAACTGTTTCTCGGGCCATGAATAATAGTGGCTATGTTGGAGCAGAATCGCGTCGTAAGATTGAGGTTGCAATTGCCGAGTTGAATTTCTATCCTAACGAAGTCGCTAGATCACTGTATCAAAAAAAATCTAAATTTGTTGGTTTATTATTACCAGATATATCCAATCCATTTTTCCCGTTGTTAGCTAAGGGTGTCGAAGATAAGATGAATCAAATGGGATACCAATTAATCTTAGGAAATGTTCAAGAGAACATGGAGAAGGAAAAAGAGTATTTAAAAACCTTTGCTCAAAATAATGTTGCAGGTGTTCTATCAGCGATTAATGGCGGTATCAATAAGTTAGGTGGCATTCCGTTTGTAATGCTTGATCGTGTTGCTGATGAGGAAGAGTATGGCGTTCATTCTAATGATTTTCAAGGTGGACAGTTAGCCGCAACAGCAATTGCAGAACGAAATCCACATGAGATTGTCGTCTTAGTTGGTCCGCGTAATGTTCCTGGTTCTTTAGAAAGACTTCGTGGGATTGAAGAAGTTTTACACGCGCGAAAACGGACGTATCAGTTATTAGAAACAAGTTCCTTTCAGTTCGATGCAACGAAAGAGACCACCAGCGAGTTATTTGCTAGATTCCCTAAAGTGGACAGTGTGATTGCTTCCAATGATGTTCATGCGTTGGCGATTTTACAAGAAGCCTTAAGAAGAGGAATTAAGATTCCCGAGGAACTGCAGATTATTGGCTATGATGATATTCCTTTTAGCAAAATGCTGTTTCCAAGCCTAGCGACAATTTCCCAACCGGCATATGAAATTGGCTATCAAGGTGCAGAGTTGTTATGTGATCGAATTGAAGACAACTATATTAAAGAGAAAATGATTCAGCTACCTGTTAAATTGGAAGTGCGTGAATCCCTTAGAAAGAAGGAGATAGAATGA
- a CDS encoding DNA-3-methyladenine glycosylase I produces MKKKEEIQQVDTKAGMNFYHNQWGKPTHDDQLLFELLTVGTFQVGLSWKVAAGKREVFFKNFDNMEIAKVAAMMPDDIERIMEDPNMIRNPRKIDATITNARAIIGIQKEFGSFATYLWNFVDNEPIELEYIDASEVPNSSPLAATLAKDMKKRGFKFVGPIVTYMFMKASGLVKDIVLDQ; encoded by the coding sequence ATGAAAAAAAAAGAAGAAATCCAACAAGTTGATACAAAGGCTGGTATGAATTTTTATCATAATCAATGGGGGAAGCCAACACATGATGATCAACTATTGTTTGAACTTTTAACTGTTGGAACCTTTCAGGTAGGCTTAAGTTGGAAGGTTGCTGCAGGGAAACGTGAGGTCTTTTTTAAGAATTTTGACAATATGGAAATTGCTAAAGTAGCTGCTATGATGCCAGATGATATTGAGCGAATCATGGAAGATCCTAATATGATCCGTAACCCACGAAAAATTGATGCAACCATTACGAACGCTCGAGCAATTATTGGCATTCAAAAAGAGTTTGGCAGTTTCGCAACTTACTTATGGAACTTTGTTGATAATGAACCGATTGAGTTGGAATACATTGATGCTTCTGAGGTACCGAATTCTTCTCCATTAGCAGCAACTTTAGCAAAAGATATGAAAAAAAGAGGCTTTAAATTCGTTGGTCCCATTGTGACGTATATGTTTATGAAAGCTAGTGGATTAGTGAAGGATATTGTATTAGATCAATAA
- the rbsK gene encoding ribokinase — MNIITVIGSLSTDFVVIADKRPMVGETVMGQDFKTTFGGKGANQAVAAARLGGKVEMVGKVGSDLFGAEIRDNLIANHVSVTHVEPVTHLASGSAHITLAEGDNSIIVVPGANNAVDQQEILKIHDLLRRSAMVVLQQEIPSETVREVIEFCYQEGIPTILNPAPARELSLGLIEKVTYLTPNEHEFQALFPDLSISEGLKQYPNKLMITVGSKGVLIHNGSEEVLIPAYKVTPIDTTGAGDTFNGAFSVGITEGLDIETSIRFGNLAAALSIQKFGAQGGMPTLKEMKEHPAYEKTWNFK, encoded by the coding sequence ATGAATATAATTACGGTAATTGGAAGTTTATCAACGGATTTTGTTGTGATAGCAGACAAACGTCCGATGGTTGGTGAAACCGTTATGGGACAAGATTTTAAAACAACTTTTGGTGGAAAAGGAGCAAATCAAGCTGTAGCGGCTGCTCGCTTAGGTGGAAAAGTTGAGATGGTAGGTAAAGTCGGTTCTGATTTATTCGGTGCTGAAATCCGAGATAATCTTATTGCAAATCATGTCTCTGTAACACATGTGGAACCCGTTACACATTTAGCGAGTGGCTCGGCTCATATTACGTTAGCAGAAGGTGATAACAGTATTATCGTTGTTCCAGGAGCAAATAATGCAGTAGATCAGCAAGAAATTCTGAAAATTCATGATCTTCTAAGACGAAGTGCAATGGTTGTCTTACAACAAGAAATTCCTAGTGAAACGGTTCGTGAAGTAATTGAATTTTGTTATCAGGAAGGGATTCCAACGATTTTAAATCCAGCGCCGGCTCGTGAGTTGAGTCTAGGTTTAATTGAAAAGGTTACTTATCTGACACCAAATGAACATGAGTTTCAAGCTTTATTTCCTGATTTAAGTATCTCAGAAGGCTTGAAGCAGTATCCAAATAAGTTAATGATAACCGTTGGAAGCAAAGGTGTTCTGATTCATAATGGTTCCGAGGAAGTCTTGATTCCAGCATATAAAGTCACACCGATTGATACAACTGGTGCAGGGGATACATTTAATGGAGCTTTTTCAGTAGGAATTACCGAGGGTTTAGATATTGAAACTAGCATTCGTTTTGGCAATCTAGCGGCAGCGTTGTCGATTCAAAAATTCGGAGCCCAAGGTGGTATGCCGACACTTAAAGAAATGAAGGAGCATCCAGCATATGAAAAAACATGGAATTTTAAATAG
- a CDS encoding ABC transporter permease subunit, producing MKNEVNLTAPKKRYDTKELLGKLGPLLALIVLIAIVTIMNPNFVAPINLLNLLRQVSVNALIAFGMTFVILTGGIDLSVGSTMALSGALVAGMITSGVDPLLAMIGGVLIGGVLGSVNGLLITKGKMAPFIATLATMTIYRGATLVYTNGNPITGIGDSFIFKFIGRGYLFGIPFPVILMLIAFGILFLCLHKMTFGRKTYAIGGNEKAAFVAGIKIDRVKVMIYALSGMMASISGIIITSRLNSAQPNAGQAYEMDAIAAVVLGGTSLSGGRGRIFGTLIGALIIGTLNNGLNLLGVSSFYQQIVKGIVIIIAVLLDRKKK from the coding sequence ATGAAAAATGAAGTGAACTTAACTGCACCCAAAAAACGTTATGACACAAAAGAATTACTTGGAAAACTAGGTCCATTGCTGGCTTTGATTGTATTAATAGCCATCGTTACGATTATGAATCCCAACTTTGTCGCTCCAATTAACTTATTAAATCTATTAAGACAAGTTTCAGTAAATGCGCTGATTGCTTTTGGGATGACTTTTGTCATTTTGACTGGTGGGATTGATCTATCAGTTGGATCAACGATGGCTTTAAGTGGCGCACTGGTAGCCGGAATGATTACATCTGGCGTAGATCCATTACTGGCAATGATTGGCGGTGTTTTAATCGGTGGAGTTTTAGGATCAGTAAATGGTTTATTGATTACAAAAGGCAAGATGGCTCCATTTATTGCAACATTGGCTACTATGACGATTTACCGTGGCGCAACGCTAGTTTATACAAATGGGAATCCAATTACAGGGATTGGCGATAGTTTTATTTTTAAATTTATTGGGCGTGGCTATTTATTTGGAATTCCCTTTCCTGTTATTTTAATGTTAATTGCTTTTGGTATTTTGTTCTTATGTTTACACAAAATGACCTTTGGACGTAAAACTTATGCGATTGGAGGCAATGAGAAAGCGGCCTTTGTTGCTGGGATTAAGATTGATCGTGTCAAAGTCATGATTTATGCATTATCAGGAATGATGGCTTCAATCAGTGGAATTATTATTACCTCTCGTTTAAATTCAGCTCAGCCAAATGCAGGACAAGCGTACGAAATGGATGCCATTGCGGCAGTCGTATTAGGCGGAACAAGCCTATCTGGTGGTCGTGGTCGGATTTTTGGAACGTTAATTGGTGCGTTAATTATTGGCACGCTGAATAATGGCTTGAATTTGCTAGGAGTATCTAGTTTTTATCAACAAATTGTTAAAGGAATCGTGATTATTATCGCTGTTTTGTTAGATCGCAAGAAAAAATAA
- a CDS encoding sugar ABC transporter ATP-binding protein, giving the protein MEVRMKDIYKAFGSNAVLEGVNFAIQGGEIHALMGENGAGKSTMMNILTGLHKKDQGKIFINEEERYYENPKEAEENGVSFIHQEMNTWPQMTVLENLFIGKELKSAFGLIRTKEMKALANKTFTELGIDLDLDAEVQTLSVGQQQMIEIAKSLMTDCQVLIMDEPTAALTDREIQMLFKIIRHLKSKGVAIIYISHRMEEIFALSDRITVMRDGMTVDTVATKDTNVDEVVRKMVGREISDYYPQKKAEIGGTVFEVKNLSGKTGFQGISFAVKAGEIVGFSGLMGAGRTEIMRGIFGIDPLESGEIFIEGQKVVLKNPSTAIAAGVGFLTENRKDEGLVLDFSIKDNISLPSIDNFRVRGLVDQKTEAEFVQLLMERLTVKAQNAEIAAGSLSGGNQQKVVLAKWIGIGPKILILDEPTRGVDVGAKRELYQLMNELAERGVAIVMVSSDLPEVLGVSDRILVVHEGRIAGELSRNEATQEKIMNLATGGNKS; this is encoded by the coding sequence ATGGAAGTCAGAATGAAGGATATTTATAAAGCTTTTGGTAGTAATGCTGTTTTAGAAGGAGTGAATTTTGCGATTCAAGGTGGCGAAATTCATGCTTTAATGGGCGAAAATGGTGCAGGTAAGTCAACGATGATGAATATTTTGACAGGGCTGCATAAAAAAGATCAAGGAAAGATTTTTATTAATGAAGAAGAGCGTTACTATGAAAATCCTAAAGAAGCTGAGGAAAATGGTGTCAGTTTTATTCATCAAGAAATGAATACGTGGCCACAAATGACGGTGCTAGAAAATCTTTTTATTGGGAAAGAATTAAAATCAGCATTTGGACTTATTCGTACAAAAGAAATGAAAGCGCTGGCAAATAAAACCTTTACAGAACTAGGGATAGATTTGGATTTGGATGCTGAAGTTCAGACCTTATCTGTTGGGCAACAGCAAATGATTGAAATCGCCAAATCCTTAATGACCGATTGCCAAGTGTTAATTATGGACGAACCGACTGCGGCCTTGACCGATCGTGAAATTCAAATGCTCTTTAAAATTATTCGCCATTTAAAATCAAAAGGTGTGGCTATTATTTATATTTCTCATCGGATGGAAGAGATTTTTGCCTTAAGTGATCGGATTACTGTAATGCGTGATGGAATGACGGTAGATACGGTGGCGACTAAGGATACGAATGTGGATGAAGTTGTGAGGAAAATGGTAGGGCGTGAGATTAGTGACTATTATCCACAAAAGAAAGCTGAAATTGGTGGAACGGTTTTTGAAGTGAAGAACCTTTCTGGGAAAACAGGCTTTCAAGGGATTTCCTTTGCAGTTAAGGCAGGAGAAATTGTTGGTTTTTCAGGTTTGATGGGTGCTGGACGAACAGAGATTATGCGTGGAATTTTTGGCATTGATCCATTGGAAAGTGGTGAGATTTTTATTGAAGGTCAAAAGGTAGTACTAAAAAATCCAAGTACGGCAATAGCTGCGGGAGTTGGGTTTTTAACAGAGAATCGTAAAGATGAAGGGTTAGTTTTAGATTTTTCGATTAAGGATAATATTAGTTTGCCGAGTATTGATAATTTTCGCGTAAGGGGACTGGTTGATCAGAAAACCGAAGCTGAATTTGTCCAATTGTTAATGGAACGTTTAACGGTTAAAGCGCAAAATGCTGAAATAGCAGCCGGTAGTTTATCTGGCGGAAATCAACAAAAGGTGGTCCTAGCTAAATGGATTGGGATTGGACCAAAAATCTTGATTCTAGATGAACCGACTCGCGGTGTGGACGTCGGAGCGAAGCGTGAATTGTATCAGTTAATGAATGAACTGGCTGAACGTGGCGTAGCAATTGTAATGGTTTCCAGTGATTTACCAGAAGTTTTAGGCGTTAGCGATCGAATTTTAGTCGTTCATGAAGGGCGAATTGCTGGGGAATTAAGTCGAAATGAAGCGACTCAAGAAAAAATAATGAATCTTGCAACAGGAGGAAACAAATCATGA
- a CDS encoding C40 family peptidase, whose amino-acid sequence MKKISYLFFGCMLLGVISLSGNAKAVDINSNQSVLKESVNDTKVNQYFFKSRLLTNELSGSFAATKAASADQQKIVNYALQFLGVPYVWGGATPAGFDCSGLVQYSYRNSVGISLPRVTWEQEKMGKEVSLNDLQLGDLVFYGSRGSTYHVGIYIGNNEMVHAPTTGDVVKKTNLAYFYPDFARRILPDAPIGSPSETIISRTDIDRNGKVAKSVERYGNPDNSNQLTPVQGSNTADLVNQDVEIKTKVKTTSGKTFVLIRQNNKGICWIEESAVNYYPKVANNSVISRWGKVTKSSEKYSMPGNYLKPAGATTSNIIDQDVQVKNRVTTTDGQKFVLLLNSNGVGIGWVDESTVEIYAQIKTQVATDSKVKVKKVTPRYSATDSYLKAVKGYDTSAFLNQVLDIKSKIVTTDGKVFVLLAKDGSGICWVEESSIQYYPKVASQTDINRWGRVIKGAQKYSFAAGADYLTPVDGATSDSIIGQDVQVKTRIVTKDDQKFVLLLNEAGTGIAWVEESSIEIYDQIKSQTDESSKAIVIKNVPRYSATKTYLKKVIGYDTSNFLNQGFDIKSKIVTTDGKVFVLLAKDGSGICWVEESAISYYPKVKTRTDINRWGTVKVGAQKHSLANDSEFLTPINATTESIVNQEVQIKTKVETTDGRIFVLLLNPNGTGIAWVEEASIEYYTQIKEQTVVNAKATVIKNVPRYSATATYIKEAVGYNTAGFINQEFEIKSKIITTDDKVYVLIAKNGSGICWVEESAISYYPKVKTRTDINRWGTVKVAAQKHSLAADSEFLTPVNATTESIINQEVQIKTRVETTDGRIFVLLLNPNGTGIAWVEEASIEYYTQIKEQTVVNAKATVIKNVPRYSATATYIKEAVGYNTAGFINQEFEIKSKIITTDDKVYVLIAKNGSGICWVEESAVRY is encoded by the coding sequence ATGAAAAAAATAAGTTATTTGTTTTTTGGATGTATGTTGTTAGGAGTAATATCTCTGAGTGGAAATGCGAAGGCGGTTGACATTAATTCAAATCAAAGTGTTCTCAAAGAATCAGTAAATGATACAAAAGTAAATCAATATTTTTTTAAATCTAGATTGCTCACAAATGAACTAAGCGGTTCGTTTGCTGCAACCAAGGCAGCTTCGGCAGATCAACAGAAAATTGTTAATTATGCATTACAGTTTTTAGGTGTTCCCTATGTATGGGGAGGAGCAACACCAGCTGGTTTTGATTGTTCTGGATTAGTTCAATATAGTTATAGGAATTCAGTAGGGATTAGCCTACCTAGAGTTACTTGGGAACAAGAAAAGATGGGAAAAGAAGTGAGTTTAAATGATTTGCAGTTGGGAGACTTAGTCTTTTATGGAAGCCGTGGTTCAACGTATCATGTAGGTATTTATATTGGAAATAATGAGATGGTTCATGCTCCAACAACGGGTGATGTAGTGAAAAAAACTAACTTAGCGTACTTTTATCCTGATTTTGCAAGACGGATATTACCAGATGCACCAATTGGCTCACCTTCAGAAACGATTATTAGTCGAACAGATATTGATCGAAATGGTAAGGTAGCGAAAAGCGTTGAACGCTATGGTAATCCTGATAATTCAAACCAACTAACGCCTGTACAGGGTTCTAATACTGCAGATCTTGTGAATCAAGATGTAGAGATTAAGACAAAGGTCAAAACCACATCTGGTAAAACGTTTGTTTTAATTAGACAGAACAATAAAGGAATTTGTTGGATTGAAGAATCAGCAGTAAACTACTATCCTAAAGTAGCTAATAATTCAGTTATCAGCAGATGGGGGAAAGTTACAAAATCCTCTGAGAAATATTCAATGCCTGGAAATTATTTGAAACCAGCAGGTGCAACAACATCAAATATTATCGATCAAGATGTTCAAGTTAAGAATAGGGTTACTACAACAGATGGTCAGAAATTTGTATTATTGCTGAATTCAAATGGTGTAGGAATCGGGTGGGTAGATGAGTCAACAGTGGAGATCTATGCCCAAATCAAAACACAAGTGGCAACTGATTCAAAAGTAAAAGTTAAAAAGGTGACACCACGTTATTCTGCAACTGACAGTTATCTAAAAGCTGTTAAAGGCTATGACACTTCAGCCTTTTTAAATCAAGTATTGGATATAAAATCAAAAATAGTCACAACTGATGGAAAAGTTTTTGTTTTATTAGCAAAAGATGGAAGTGGTATTTGTTGGGTGGAAGAGTCAAGCATTCAGTATTATCCAAAAGTTGCAAGTCAAACAGATATTAATCGTTGGGGTAGAGTGATAAAAGGAGCCCAAAAATATTCATTTGCAGCAGGAGCAGATTACCTTACGCCAGTGGACGGGGCAACGAGTGATTCTATTATTGGTCAAGATGTACAAGTGAAAACAAGAATCGTAACTAAAGATGATCAAAAATTTGTTCTACTTTTAAATGAAGCTGGGACAGGAATTGCTTGGGTGGAAGAAAGTTCAATTGAAATTTATGATCAAATTAAAAGTCAAACAGATGAAAGTTCAAAAGCAATAGTCATTAAAAATGTTCCACGTTATAGCGCCACAAAAACGTATTTGAAAAAAGTAATAGGCTATGACACATCTAATTTTCTTAATCAAGGATTTGATATAAAATCAAAAATAGTGACAACTGATGGAAAAGTTTTTGTTTTATTAGCAAAAGATGGAAGTGGCATTTGTTGGGTAGAAGAATCAGCTATTAGCTACTATCCAAAAGTAAAAACAAGAACTGATATTAATCGTTGGGGAACTGTCAAAGTTGGGGCGCAAAAACATTCTTTAGCCAATGATTCAGAATTTTTAACACCAATCAATGCAACAACTGAGAGTATTGTCAACCAAGAAGTTCAAATCAAAACCAAAGTAGAAACAACAGATGGACGTATCTTTGTTTTATTATTAAACCCAAATGGTACAGGAATTGCGTGGGTAGAAGAAGCCTCAATTGAGTACTATACTCAAATTAAGGAACAGACAGTGGTAAATGCAAAAGCGACAGTCATTAAAAATGTTCCACGCTACAGCGCAACAGCAACCTATATAAAAGAAGCAGTAGGATATAATACAGCAGGATTTATCAACCAAGAATTTGAGATTAAATCAAAAATAATCACAACCGATGATAAAGTGTATGTTCTAATTGCGAAAAATGGAAGTGGCATTTGTTGGGTAGAAGAATCAGCAATTAGTTACTATCCAAAAGTAAAAACAAGAACTGATATTAATCGTTGGGGAACTGTCAAAGTTGCAGCACAAAAACATTCTCTAGCGGCGGATTCAGAATTCTTAACGCCAGTTAATGCAACAACAGAGAGTATCATCAATCAAGAAGTCCAAATCAAAACTCGAGTAGAGACGACAGATGGACGAATCTTTGTTTTATTATTAAACCCAAATGGTACAGGAATTGCGTGGGTAGAAGAAGCCTCAATTGAGTACTATACTCAAATTAAGGAACAGACAGTGGTAAATGCAAAAGCGACAGTCATTAAAAATGTTCCCCGTTATAGCGCAACTGCAACCTATATAAAAGAAGCAGTAGGATATAATACAGCAGGATTTATCAACCAAGAATTTGAGATTAAATCAAAAATAATCACAACCGATGATAAAGTGTATGTTCTAATTGCAAAAAATGGAAGTGGCATTTGCTGGGTAGAAGAATCAGCAGTAAGATATTAA
- a CDS encoding DUF2829 domain-containing protein, producing the protein MTFEAILPHLKNGEKIIRSGWGGTELYVIMEPTSTHKGEELTPYFLIKTADEGYSMFSPTVCDILAEDWELVK; encoded by the coding sequence ATGACATTTGAAGCAATCTTACCTCATTTAAAAAACGGTGAAAAAATCATTCGTAGCGGTTGGGGCGGCACTGAATTATATGTAATTATGGAACCAACAAGCACACACAAAGGTGAAGAGTTAACTCCTTATTTTCTAATCAAAACAGCAGATGAAGGTTATAGTATGTTTTCACCAACAGTTTGTGATATTTTAGCAGAAGATTGGGAATTAGTTAAATAA
- the rbsD gene encoding D-ribose pyranase, whose product MKKHGILNSEIAKVLADLGHMDQITIGDAGLPVPDGIPKIDLALALSDPPFQKVLALVLGDMIVEKMFLATEIQQKNPTQLVAIQQVAPEIPIDYVSHEEFKKQMAHSKVVIRTGEATPFSNVILQAGVIF is encoded by the coding sequence ATGAAAAAACATGGAATTTTAAATAGCGAGATAGCTAAAGTTTTAGCAGACTTAGGACACATGGATCAAATAACTATCGGGGACGCTGGCTTACCAGTCCCTGATGGAATTCCTAAAATTGATTTAGCCTTGGCTCTATCGGACCCACCTTTTCAAAAGGTTTTAGCTTTAGTTTTAGGTGACATGATAGTGGAAAAAATGTTTCTGGCGACCGAAATTCAGCAAAAAAATCCGACTCAGTTAGTAGCAATTCAACAAGTAGCACCAGAAATTCCAATTGACTATGTGTCGCATGAGGAGTTTAAAAAACAAATGGCTCACTCTAAAGTAGTGATACGAACCGGAGAAGCAACACCGTTTTCAAATGTTATTCTGCAAGCTGGAGTTATTTTTTAA